DNA sequence from the Carboxydothermus pertinax genome:
GAACAAGTCTTTACCATTGGTAATCCCCAGGGTTTAAGCTGGAGTATGGCAAGCGGCATAGTTAGCAGCGATAATCGGGAAATTGACGGTAAAACTTACCTGCAAATTACTGCGCCGGTTAACCCGGGCAATAGTGGCGGGCCACTTTTTAATATGAAAGGCGAAGTAATAGGCATAATAAACATGAAGCTTCAGGAAAGCGAAGGGCTTAATTTTGCTATTCCCTATAATACGGTGTCGAAGAATATGAATACCGCTTTTTTGGTTAATGCTTCGTTAGCGGAAGTCTTTAGTGATGAAGCCTTCCAAACCGGTATAAATGAACTGGTAAAAGGTTTAAATGAAGGTAATTATGATTTTTTCAATCCCTTGGTGATTGGCTCTACTAATTTTGGCCGGGTTAAGTATGAAAACGGCACCTTGGTAGAGGATAATACCGGCGTAGTTTATTATGGAATTAACATTATTGTTAATTACCGGCAATTTTTAGAAATTTATCAAAATCATCTTGAAAGTCAAGATTTTAACTATTATATGAATATATTTGCTAAAACATTAACCGAAGAGTTTTCAAATTATCTTGGAACGAAAACCTTTGATGTTTGGTTCAGGGTGTATGAGGACCTTGATCAGATGCCTACCGAAAATTTGGTACCGGCAAAATATATAACTCCCAATAATGGCAAGTACACCGTTGACTGGTATTTTTACGGGGCAAGAAGCAGTTTTAATGATTTTAGTGAACAGTGGTTTCAAGACTAGAAAATAAGAAAATTCCCCAGCTTAAAAGGCTGGGGTTTATTTATACGGCCGACCTTTAGCCCGAGGAACATAAAGCCCATTTTGCGACGTAAGAAGAATATAAATTTCTCTTCCCGAAGCTTTTGTAAAGCTTCGGGAATTTTTGCTGAAAAAATTTTTTTTAAGCTTAGGCTGTATTATTGAGAAAAATAGGTCTGGGAAGTAGTTTCACCGGGAAAAATTTTCTACTATTTTACAGGAGTTAAAACCTTATACCTACCTGATAGTAATAAGCTTGGTTGATGAATACCGCAAGGCAGTGCTAAACTTTAAAAAATTAAAAGTTAAGTGAAATAATAAGATTGTAGTAAGATTTTTTAAGAGGTAAAAGGCGGTGTTAAAGTGGAGGTAATCGATAACCTAAAAGTAATCTTAAAAGACACCAGTACTTATTTTGTGGGCGGAAGTGTGCGGGCTCTACTGCTCTGCCGCCCGGTAAAAGATATAGACCTCATTACCTTTGAAGATCCCCAAAATATAGGCGAGAAGCTTTTAAAAGCCTTTGGCGGAAGCTTTTTTCCTTTAAAAGAAGAGTTTGCGGCTTTTCGACTGGTGTTTAATTATAGTGGGGAAGCTTATCAGGTGGATATCCTTCCGGTTATAGGAGAAAACCTGGAAGAGGACCTTGGACGCCGGGATTTTACCGTAAATGCTCTGGCCTTACCGGTAAGAGGGGAAATTTCGGGGGGTATTATTGATCCCTTTGGGGGGCAAGACGATTTAAAAGCAAAGATTATCCGCATGGTTAGTCCGGAAAACATTAAAGCTGACCCGGTGCGGATTTTAAGAGGAGTAAGGATTGCCGGGGAGCTTGACTTTACGGTAGAGCGGGCAACGGAGAAAACGTTTAAACAATATATACAATATATATTAGATTTCCCCGGGGAGCGGGTGGCAGAAGAACTTCGAAAAATCTTCTCTTTAGATGATGCGGCAAAAGTGGTGGATTGGCTTTTTCAAACAGGCTTTTTTGAGGTTTTTGAGCTGGGGATAAGAGAAGGGTATGAGCTTTACCAAAATTACCATCACGGGGAAACGGTGTATCAGCACCTAATTGATACCTTAGGCCGTATGGAAGTGCTTTTAAAAGATAATCCTTTGCGGATTAAAACAAATCTTCCGCCTTATCTTTTAAAAATGGCTGCTTTTTTCCACGATATAGGGAAGCCCGGAACATTGGTGTATGATCAAGAAGGGCGGACTCGCTTCTTTGGCCATGAAAAGGAAAGTGTAAACAGGCTTATACCCTTTATGGATTTTCTTAACTTTTCTAATTTCGAGAAGAGGGTTTTAACCACGTTAATAGGTAATCATATGCGGATTTTATCTTTAAGAATGGCAACGAAAGTAAGCGGAGAGGCAATTTTGCGCTTAATTAAAGATACCGGGGATTTATTTTTAGAGTTAATTCTTTTGTATCTTGCCGATAAAGGGGAAAAAGCTAGAGAAGACTTAGAATTTTTATGGGAGTTAAAAAAGTTTTATGAAGGTTATTTGGAATTTAAAGGAAAGATCTCCGGAAAAGAAATCATGGAAGCCCTAAATATCCCTGAGTCTTTGGCAGTTGGGCAGGCGAAAAATTATTTATTAAAAGCCTGGGCCCGGGGGGAGATAAGGGATAGCAGTGAGGCAATGGATTATTTGCAAAGAAAGTTTAGAAAGGGTTAGTTTCCAAGTTTTAAGAAGTTCTTTTTTGGTTTTTTAAAGGAAAATAATGAAAAATAGCGAATTAGGTATAAAAAAATAAATTGTTACGGGCGGGATTAGTATGGAAAAGAAAAACATCATCTTTGCTCTGGATATTGGGACGCGAACAGTAATAGGGGTGATAGGGGAAGTACTGGATGATGGTAGGATTAATATCTTAAAGGAAACCCTCCGGGAGCATGACGAACGTTCGATGCTAGATGGTCAAATTCATGATATAGCAAAAGTTGCTAAAGTGGTTAGAGATATAAAGGAGGAGTTAGAAGGAGCGTTGGGGGTAAAACTTACCCGAGCGGCTATAGCAGCGGCCGGGCGGGCCCTTTATACGGTTACTTCCTACGCGGAGATGGAAGTAGTTGGAGCTGAGGTTTCTACCCGCCACGTCTTTGAGTTGGAAAGTAAAGCGCTAGCGGAAGCGGTGGAAGCAGTTAAAAATCTAGGTGAGGTCCGGTATGAGTTAGTAGGATATAGTGTCATTAGTTATTATTTAGATGGGTATCCGTTTAAAGCTTTAGAAGGTCATAGAGGAAAGAAGATAAGCGTTGAATTAGTGGCAACCTTTTTGCCGGAGACTGTTACCAGTAGCTTACAGGCAGTTTTATTGCGTTGTGGCCTTGAGCCCGCAAATTTAACTTTAGAGCCGATTGCTGCAATTACAGCGGCAGTTCCCGAAAGCCTACGCCTTTTAAATATTGCTTTAGTGGATATTGGCGCCGGTACTTCTGATATTGCTGTTTGCCGGGATGGGGCCGTGATAGCTTATGGCATGGTACCAGAAGCGGGAGATGAAATTACCGAAGAAATCATGCGGCAATTTCTTTTAGATTTTGCGGATGCGGAAAAGGTAAAAAGGCAGTTGTTTTTTGAAGAGGTGACCTTTTACAATATCTTGGGAGAAGAAATTAAGATAGCAGCTAAAGAAATTATTGCGAGGATCGAACCTGTGGTGGCGAGAATTGCCCAAAGGATTGCCGAAGAAATGGTAAGGTTAAATGGTGGCTCGCCTAAAGCAGTGTTTTTGGTTGGTGGTGGTGCCAAAACTCCGGGGCTGGTAGCGAAGCTTGCCGAGTATCTTGGGCTTGAAACTTCACGGGTGGTGGTAAAAGGATTAGACCCAAGGGAAGGAAAGTTTTTAGCAGTGCCGGAAGCTCTTTTGGGGCCGGAAGGGGTAACGGTTCTGGGTATTATCCAGATGGCCCTGAGAAAATACGATTATGGTTTTATTTCTGTATTTTTAAATGGCCGGGAGATACGGCTCTTATCCCAAAAAAACTTAACAGTTGGTGAAATCTTAAAACTTTCCGGAATTACTCCTAAGGAGATTTTTGGACGGGAAGGAAGAAGTTTAAATTTTTATTTAAACGGTAATAGAAGGGAATGGAAAGGTGGGCTTCCCCGGGCGGCTGAAATATATGTAAACGGTCAACCGGCGTCCCTTAAAACGGAGGTCGGCGCAGGAGATTCCCTTAATTTTATACCTGCTCGCGATGGGGAAGAGGCAAAGCTTACGGCAAAACAACTTTTGCAGGAATGCGGACCGATTATTATCAAAGTAAATGGTGAAGAAGTAAGTTTGACCCCTATTTTACTCTTAGGGGGAAAGGCTTTAGCTGAGGACTATCAAATACAGGAGGAAGATCAACTTACTTTATGTTCGAAAGAAACTGCTAAAGCTTTTTTTAAAAATTTAGATTCAGTTCTGGTGAATGGAAAAGAAATCGAAGCTAATTATCAATTCTATCCGGGGGATGAAGTGTTTATTAATGAGGAGGGGCTTTCGGTTCCAGAACTTAATTCTTTAGAGGTAGAAGTTTATTTAAATGGAAAACCCATCAAACTAACGGGAAAAAATAATTATATTTTGGCCGATGTCTTACCGCATTTAGGAAAAATACCGGAAAAGATAAGTTCTTTGAAAATCCTTTTAAATGGGGAAGAAGTCGGGTTTACCGCTGAGATTAAAAGGGGAGATGAAATAAAGATACTACTTTAATAAAATAAGTGTTATAGTTTTCAGCAAAAAATAAAAATTTTCAAAAAATAATCCCGATATCCCTTTATTTTTTTTTAAGATTTGCATATAATAAATTTAAAATATAGGAATGAAAAGCACAGAATTTTAATGAGAGAGAAGAACAGGGGGAGAGAAAATGTATTTATATGTAGACTATGATGCTTGTCAACATGAACCCCACTGCAAAGCAGCTGACTGCTGCCCAACAGGGGCAATAATGTATAATGAAGATGCCCGGAGGGTTAATGTCAATAAAGATTTGTGCAACTTTTGCGGTGAATGTGTAAAAACCTGCCCTTATGCAGTTTTCCATATAGTTGAAAACGAGGTGGAAGCTCGGCGTTTGGATGAAAAATTACGCCAAACCCGAAATACTTTTGAATATTACCTGAAGAAATTTTTCCAGGTAACCAAAAATATTATTCCATACAGGGAGTTAGAAGGATATTTGGATGATTTTCCCGGGATTAAAGATATTGCCGTATTATTAGTTGATGATGAACTAAAAATCTTTATTGTACCTGAAAATGGGTTTGACAAGATTAAGTTTTTAGAATTTGCTAATAAATTAGCTGAACAGCCAATTCCTGCCAATAATGTAATTTTACTCGAGCAAATTCCCAGGACCAAAACAGGGAAAATACATTTTAGCCAAATTCTGGGGCAAACTTAATCCTGTAGCAATACAGGATTTTTTTTTGTTTTCCGAAATCCAGCCTACCCTATTTTTTATTTAACGATTAATTATTAAAACTAACTAAAGTTTTATACGTCTAAAATGAAGACTGCAAAAATATATTTTGAGGAGGTTTTGATATGAAAAAAGTTTTGATTATGGGCATGGTAATGATATCTCTGTTGCTGGGAGTTAATGCTTGCACCAAAAAAGAGACGGCTACACCTCAAATTATAAAACCCGAGGAAAAACCAACAATTGAGGCAAAAATATCGGACTATTTTCCTGTAAAACCTAACTGGTACTGGGAATACGAAGGTATAGGTAATGAATTTGCCGGCGGCCGGGTGGATACTGAGTTTATAAAAGACCGCCGTGTTCAGCTTTTGCAGCAAAATGGCGGAACTGACACAGCCAAAATTTTTGAGGTAAGCGAAGACGGGGTTAAACTTGTTTTTACCGAGGAAGAAAGCTACTGGCGGATAAATTATTT
Encoded proteins:
- a CDS encoding cell division protein FtsA, with the protein product MEKKNIIFALDIGTRTVIGVIGEVLDDGRINILKETLREHDERSMLDGQIHDIAKVAKVVRDIKEELEGALGVKLTRAAIAAAGRALYTVTSYAEMEVVGAEVSTRHVFELESKALAEAVEAVKNLGEVRYELVGYSVISYYLDGYPFKALEGHRGKKISVELVATFLPETVTSSLQAVLLRCGLEPANLTLEPIAAITAAVPESLRLLNIALVDIGAGTSDIAVCRDGAVIAYGMVPEAGDEITEEIMRQFLLDFADAEKVKRQLFFEEVTFYNILGEEIKIAAKEIIARIEPVVARIAQRIAEEMVRLNGGSPKAVFLVGGGAKTPGLVAKLAEYLGLETSRVVVKGLDPREGKFLAVPEALLGPEGVTVLGIIQMALRKYDYGFISVFLNGREIRLLSQKNLTVGEILKLSGITPKEIFGREGRSLNFYLNGNRREWKGGLPRAAEIYVNGQPASLKTEVGAGDSLNFIPARDGEEAKLTAKQLLQECGPIIIKVNGEEVSLTPILLLGGKALAEDYQIQEEDQLTLCSKETAKAFFKNLDSVLVNGKEIEANYQFYPGDEVFINEEGLSVPELNSLEVEVYLNGKPIKLTGKNNYILADVLPHLGKIPEKISSLKILLNGEEVGFTAEIKRGDEIKILL
- a CDS encoding CCA tRNA nucleotidyltransferase, whose amino-acid sequence is MEVIDNLKVILKDTSTYFVGGSVRALLLCRPVKDIDLITFEDPQNIGEKLLKAFGGSFFPLKEEFAAFRLVFNYSGEAYQVDILPVIGENLEEDLGRRDFTVNALALPVRGEISGGIIDPFGGQDDLKAKIIRMVSPENIKADPVRILRGVRIAGELDFTVERATEKTFKQYIQYILDFPGERVAEELRKIFSLDDAAKVVDWLFQTGFFEVFELGIREGYELYQNYHHGETVYQHLIDTLGRMEVLLKDNPLRIKTNLPPYLLKMAAFFHDIGKPGTLVYDQEGRTRFFGHEKESVNRLIPFMDFLNFSNFEKRVLTTLIGNHMRILSLRMATKVSGEAILRLIKDTGDLFLELILLYLADKGEKAREDLEFLWELKKFYEGYLEFKGKISGKEIMEALNIPESLAVGQAKNYLLKAWARGEIRDSSEAMDYLQRKFRKG
- a CDS encoding 4Fe-4S binding protein — protein: MYLYVDYDACQHEPHCKAADCCPTGAIMYNEDARRVNVNKDLCNFCGECVKTCPYAVFHIVENEVEARRLDEKLRQTRNTFEYYLKKFFQVTKNIIPYRELEGYLDDFPGIKDIAVLLVDDELKIFIVPENGFDKIKFLEFANKLAEQPIPANNVILLEQIPRTKTGKIHFSQILGQT
- a CDS encoding S1C family serine protease, which codes for MKSWKKFIVVFLFSLVTFNSSPIFAKAGNYPPQIIAIYASKTVVTSGESIALSAKAYDKNKDKIYFEWTIKGSNSDKGKFSSTSAAKVTWTAPKVTGDTYFTIQLKVYDSKKAAAYKSIKIQVKPKTLTQLFKELKDSTVLITTGSSLGSGFIISSDGRILTCYHVIKGEREAYVTLANGTKYEVASLERYDPENDWAIIKINARNLKPVALTTKLPEVGEQVFTIGNPQGLSWSMASGIVSSDNREIDGKTYLQITAPVNPGNSGGPLFNMKGEVIGIINMKLQESEGLNFAIPYNTVSKNMNTAFLVNASLAEVFSDEAFQTGINELVKGLNEGNYDFFNPLVIGSTNFGRVKYENGTLVEDNTGVVYYGINIIVNYRQFLEIYQNHLESQDFNYYMNIFAKTLTEEFSNYLGTKTFDVWFRVYEDLDQMPTENLVPAKYITPNNGKYTVDWYFYGARSSFNDFSEQWFQD